One genomic segment of Amycolatopsis granulosa includes these proteins:
- a CDS encoding STAS domain-containing protein — MPQAFATRWTREGGEAIVAIIGEVDLGTASRVREAVKEARDSTGPVPLTTLILDLSEVEHLDSLGLAVLVETAAECHSADQALALICPTPVVTRPLEMTGLDGILTITASLAEAREAARRALAEADR, encoded by the coding sequence GTGCCCCAGGCTTTCGCCACCCGCTGGACACGCGAGGGAGGCGAAGCGATCGTCGCGATCATCGGTGAGGTCGACCTCGGCACGGCCTCCCGGGTCCGGGAAGCCGTCAAGGAGGCGCGCGACAGCACCGGCCCGGTCCCGCTGACCACCCTCATCCTCGACCTGTCCGAGGTCGAGCACCTGGACTCGCTCGGGCTGGCCGTCCTGGTGGAGACCGCCGCCGAATGCCACTCCGCCGACCAGGCGCTGGCGCTGATCTGCCCGACCCCGGTGGTGACCCGCCCGCTGGAGATGACGGGCCTCGACGGCATCCTGACGATCACCGCATCGCTCGCGGAGGCCCGCGAGGCGGCCCGGCGGGCCCTCGCGGAGGCGGACCGCTGA
- a CDS encoding RNA polymerase subunit sigma-70, translated as MTELAVDLERARTGDGPAFARLVEPLRPELHAHCYRMLGSVHDADDAVQEALLRAWRGLARFEGRASLRSWLYTVATRVCLDAVERRGRRALPMDLGPAADHVVTGNAPRAEVAWLGPYPAGPGPRAEQREAVELAFVAALQHLPGNQRAALLLFEVLGFSAAEIATMMNTSAASVNSALQRARRAMPARVPAPSDATMRTLAAAYAGALERGDADALVALLTEDVTWAMPPMPHWYRGTGAVMSFARQYPLATCGDWRHRLVGTNGSTGVAAYLRSAPGGTFEAWSITVLSPRDGRIAGITSFLGREHFAHFGLPDALS; from the coding sequence GTGACCGAACTGGCCGTGGACCTGGAGCGGGCGCGCACGGGCGACGGACCCGCGTTCGCCCGGCTGGTCGAGCCGCTGCGCCCGGAGCTGCACGCGCACTGCTACCGGATGCTGGGTTCGGTGCACGACGCCGACGACGCGGTGCAGGAGGCGTTGCTGCGTGCCTGGCGCGGGCTGGCGCGCTTCGAGGGCCGCGCTTCGCTGCGGTCGTGGCTGTACACCGTGGCGACGCGGGTCTGCCTGGACGCCGTGGAGCGGCGCGGCCGGCGGGCGCTGCCGATGGACCTCGGGCCGGCCGCTGACCACGTGGTCACCGGGAACGCGCCCCGCGCGGAGGTCGCGTGGCTCGGCCCCTACCCGGCCGGACCGGGCCCGCGAGCCGAACAGCGGGAGGCGGTGGAGCTGGCGTTCGTGGCCGCGTTGCAGCACCTGCCCGGGAACCAGCGGGCCGCGCTTTTGTTGTTCGAGGTCCTGGGATTCTCCGCGGCCGAGATCGCGACGATGATGAACACCTCGGCCGCGTCGGTGAACTCGGCGCTGCAACGGGCGCGGCGGGCCATGCCCGCACGCGTTCCGGCACCGTCCGACGCCACGATGCGCACCCTGGCGGCGGCCTACGCCGGCGCGCTGGAGCGCGGCGACGCGGATGCGCTCGTGGCGCTGCTGACCGAGGACGTGACGTGGGCGATGCCACCGATGCCGCACTGGTACCGCGGAACCGGCGCGGTGATGTCCTTCGCGCGGCAGTACCCGCTGGCCACCTGCGGCGACTGGCGGCACCGCCTGGTGGGCACCAACGGATCGACCGGCGTCGCCGCGTACTTGCGCTCCGCACCCGGCGGGACGTTCGAAGCCTGGTCCATCACCGTGCTGTCGCCGCGGGACGGCCGGATCGCCGGGATCACTTCGTTCCTGGGGCGGGAACACTTCGCGCACTTCGGCCTGCCGGACGCACTGTCCTGA
- a CDS encoding alpha/beta fold hydrolase: MNHTVTASSLRVPGAELYHEVRGQGPLVVLVGAPMDARPFAPLAGLLADGHTVLTTDPRGINRSPVDDPGLDVTPETRADDLARLIRHVDAGPATVLGSSGGAVSVLALAQDHPELISKVIAHEPPLPELLPDRDALRAQSEDIIATHFAGDRVGAWRKFLAMADIDLPEAVFQQMFAQEPSPQDLADADFQYAHLYRPTTRWLPDVAKLRALGDRLVIGIGADSAGQICDRTSRALATLVGIEPAPFPGDHTGFASQPDAFAARLRELL, from the coding sequence ATGAACCACACCGTGACCGCGAGCTCACTGCGCGTCCCCGGCGCCGAGCTCTACCACGAGGTCCGCGGACAGGGCCCGCTCGTCGTGCTCGTCGGCGCACCGATGGACGCTCGCCCGTTCGCCCCGCTCGCCGGCCTGCTCGCCGACGGCCACACCGTCCTCACCACCGACCCGCGCGGCATCAACCGCAGCCCGGTCGACGATCCCGGCCTTGATGTGACACCGGAGACCCGCGCCGACGACCTGGCCCGGCTCATCCGGCACGTCGACGCGGGACCCGCCACCGTGCTGGGTTCCAGCGGCGGCGCGGTGAGCGTGCTCGCGCTCGCGCAGGACCACCCCGAGCTGATCAGCAAGGTCATCGCGCACGAACCGCCGCTGCCGGAGCTGCTCCCCGACCGCGACGCTCTGCGCGCGCAGAGTGAGGACATCATCGCGACCCATTTCGCCGGCGATCGCGTCGGCGCGTGGCGGAAGTTCCTGGCGATGGCGGACATCGACCTGCCGGAGGCGGTGTTCCAGCAGATGTTCGCCCAGGAGCCCAGCCCGCAGGACCTCGCCGATGCGGACTTCCAGTACGCCCACCTGTACCGGCCGACGACCCGCTGGCTGCCGGACGTGGCGAAGCTGCGTGCGCTGGGCGACCGCCTCGTGATCGGCATCGGCGCGGACTCCGCGGGCCAGATCTGCGACCGCACCTCCCGCGCCCTCGCCACGCTCGTCGGCATCGAGCCCGCCCCGTTCCCCGGCGATCACACGGGTTTCGCCTCGCAGCCGGACGCGTTCGCGGCCCGGCTGCGCGAGCTTCTCTGA
- a CDS encoding YhjD/YihY/BrkB family envelope integrity protein, which translates to MSQHNRESVAGRAKAGLDRVDAVQQEHKALSVPVAVARKFVEDRSTNLASMIAFWAFFSIFPLFLVLITLLGFFVPQHLKNDVLGHVSRMFPLLNPSSMQGLSGSWWALTVGLVTALWSGIAVVRATQNAFNAVWELPYHARPSLPKQIVRSVLVLVTIGLGLVISTMISGFVSSGSDLLHLGWLGSILGYAIAIVLDIGLFIAAFRILTDRDITTRDVLPGAVLSGVLFWVLQTLSSLIISRYLRNAESTYGTFATVITLLWWFYLQGIVTLLGAQLNVVLTDRLHPRALAGPPETEADHRAYESYAEERAYHEEERVDTSFPADRRR; encoded by the coding sequence GTGAGCCAGCACAACAGGGAAAGCGTTGCCGGCAGGGCCAAAGCCGGCCTCGACCGCGTGGACGCGGTGCAGCAGGAGCACAAGGCGCTGTCCGTACCGGTCGCGGTGGCCCGCAAGTTCGTCGAGGACCGGTCCACGAACCTGGCGAGCATGATCGCCTTCTGGGCGTTCTTCTCGATCTTCCCGCTGTTCCTCGTCCTGATCACCCTGCTCGGGTTCTTCGTGCCGCAACACCTGAAGAACGACGTCCTCGGGCACGTGAGCAGGATGTTCCCGCTGCTGAACCCGTCGTCCATGCAGGGGCTGAGCGGGTCGTGGTGGGCGCTGACCGTCGGGCTGGTCACCGCGCTGTGGAGCGGGATCGCGGTGGTGCGCGCGACGCAGAACGCGTTCAACGCGGTGTGGGAACTGCCCTACCACGCCCGGCCCAGCCTGCCCAAGCAGATCGTGCGCAGCGTGCTCGTACTGGTGACGATCGGGCTCGGCCTGGTCATCAGCACGATGATCAGCGGGTTCGTCTCCAGCGGCAGCGACCTGCTGCACCTGGGCTGGCTGGGGAGCATCCTCGGGTACGCCATCGCGATCGTGCTGGACATCGGGTTGTTCATCGCGGCGTTCCGGATCCTGACCGACCGGGACATCACCACGCGGGACGTACTGCCCGGCGCGGTGCTGTCCGGTGTGCTGTTCTGGGTCCTGCAAACGCTGTCGTCGCTGATCATCAGCCGGTACCTGCGCAACGCCGAGAGCACTTACGGCACGTTCGCCACCGTGATCACGCTGCTGTGGTGGTTCTACCTGCAGGGCATCGTGACGCTGCTCGGGGCGCAGCTCAACGTGGTGCTCACGGACCGGCTGCACCCGCGCGCGCTGGCCGGCCCCCCGGAGACGGAGGCCGACCACCGCGCCTACGAGTCCTACGCGGAGGAACGCGCGTACCACGAGGAGGAGCGCGTGGACACCTCGTTCCCCGCCGACCGGCGCCGGTGA
- a CDS encoding ABC transporter permease, which produces MPALTDSATMLRRNLRHALRYPSLTLSVAAMPILMLLLFNYVFGGAIGAGLTGRPAGGDYLAYLVPGMLLLTVGSATMPVAVAICTDLTEGIVARFRTMAIARASVLTGHVLGNVIQAVASLVIVLGVSLLLGFRSSAGVGDWLLVAAVLLLLTLGLSWFSAALGQISKTPEGASNIVMPMTLLLPFLSSAFVPLESMPAGIRWFAEYQPFTAVIETLRGLLAGTPVGWYGWAAVGWGVGIALLGYLWSKALFNREPTR; this is translated from the coding sequence ATGCCCGCGCTCACCGACTCCGCCACCATGCTGCGGCGCAACCTCCGCCACGCGCTGCGCTACCCGTCGCTGACGCTGAGCGTCGCCGCGATGCCGATCCTGATGCTCCTGCTGTTCAACTACGTCTTCGGCGGCGCGATCGGCGCCGGCCTCACCGGCAGGCCCGCCGGCGGCGACTACCTCGCCTACCTGGTGCCCGGGATGCTGTTGCTCACCGTGGGATCGGCCACGATGCCGGTCGCCGTGGCGATCTGCACCGACCTGACCGAGGGCATCGTCGCCCGCTTCCGCACCATGGCGATCGCCCGCGCGTCCGTCCTCACCGGACACGTCCTGGGCAACGTGATCCAGGCCGTGGCGAGCCTGGTGATCGTCCTCGGCGTGTCCCTGCTGCTGGGCTTCCGCAGCTCGGCCGGGGTCGGGGACTGGTTGCTCGTGGCCGCTGTCCTGCTGCTGCTCACGCTCGGGCTCAGCTGGTTCTCCGCCGCGCTCGGCCAGATCTCCAAGACACCCGAGGGGGCGAGCAACATCGTGATGCCGATGACGTTGCTGCTGCCGTTCCTGTCCAGCGCTTTCGTGCCGCTGGAGTCGATGCCGGCCGGCATCCGCTGGTTCGCCGAGTACCAGCCGTTCACCGCGGTCATCGAGACCCTGCGCGGGCTGCTCGCCGGCACGCCGGTCGGGTGGTACGGCTGGGCCGCGGTCGGCTGGGGGGTGGGCATCGCCCTGCTCGGCTACCTGTGGTCGAAGGCCCTGTTCAACCGCGAACCGACGCGCTGA
- a CDS encoding ATP-binding cassette domain-containing protein: MTTTTNPAIEVAGLRKAFGDKVVLDGIDLRIPAGSTFALLGPNGAGKTTMVQILSTYLRADSGSARIAGHDLATQADQVRAAIGVTGQFSAVDNKLTGEENLWLMADLHHLPKAEGRRRAADLIEHFDLVEAGKKLAAVYSGGMRRRLDLAMSLVGEPRIIFLDEPTTGLDPRSRHTMWDIIRDLVARGVTVFLTTQYLEEADELADRIAVLDHGVLVAEGSPAELKRRIPGGHVELRFADARTLDLAARTFGEVSRDDEALTLQIPGDGGVRSLRALLDRMDHAGIEAEALAVHTPDLDDVFFALTGHPTEEKVSR, encoded by the coding sequence TTGACCACCACCACGAACCCGGCGATCGAGGTCGCCGGGTTGCGCAAGGCGTTCGGGGACAAGGTCGTGCTGGACGGGATCGACCTGCGCATCCCGGCCGGCTCGACCTTCGCCCTGCTCGGGCCCAACGGCGCGGGCAAGACAACCATGGTCCAGATCCTGTCGACCTACCTGCGGGCCGACTCCGGCAGCGCCCGCATCGCCGGGCACGACCTCGCCACGCAGGCCGACCAAGTGCGCGCCGCCATCGGCGTCACCGGCCAGTTCTCCGCCGTCGACAACAAGCTCACCGGCGAGGAGAACCTGTGGCTGATGGCCGACCTGCACCACCTGCCCAAGGCCGAGGGTCGCCGCCGGGCCGCGGACCTGATCGAGCACTTCGACCTGGTCGAGGCGGGCAAGAAACTCGCTGCGGTCTACTCGGGCGGCATGCGCCGTCGGCTGGACCTGGCGATGAGCCTGGTCGGCGAGCCGCGCATCATCTTCCTCGACGAGCCGACCACCGGACTCGACCCGCGCAGCCGCCACACCATGTGGGACATCATCCGCGACCTCGTCGCCCGCGGCGTCACCGTCTTCCTCACCACCCAGTACCTCGAGGAGGCCGACGAGCTGGCCGACCGCATCGCGGTGCTCGACCACGGCGTGCTCGTCGCCGAGGGCAGCCCGGCCGAGCTCAAGCGCCGCATCCCCGGCGGGCACGTCGAACTGCGCTTCGCCGACGCCCGCACCCTCGACCTGGCCGCCCGCACGTTCGGCGAGGTCTCCCGCGACGACGAAGCCCTCACCCTGCAGATCCCCGGCGACGGCGGCGTCCGCTCGCTGCGCGCCCTGCTCGACCGCATGGATCACGCCGGCATCGAGGCAGAGGCCCTGGCGGTGCACACGCCCGACCTCGACGACGTCTTCTTCGCCCTGACCGGACACCCCACGGAAGAGAAGGTTTCCCGCTGA
- a CDS encoding MFS transporter, translating to MTQTPEASARMSRSRDRGQLRRVVGASLVGTTIEWYDFFIYASAAGLVFGKQFFPSLDATAALLASFATLGVSFVARPIGGIVAGHLGDRVGRKAVLVATLLLMGLSTIGVGLLPSYHSIGVAAPILLVVLRLLQGLSAGGEWGGAALMSVEHAPAGRRGYFGSFPQIGVPIGLLLANLVFFSVSAATTADQFARWGWRIPFLLSVVLIAVGFFVRARVSESPVFSELRERRARRSAPLAELLRTNRRELVVAIGLFIANNMVGYILIAFINSYGTRTLKLSSSTMLFVGMVGAVAWGVFTVAAGHWSDTWGRRRTYLIGILAMGAWTFPFFLLFDTRALPLMLLSVVVLGFGLGLTYGPQAAAYSELFPASIRYSGVSFAYAFGAILGGGFAPLVSTWLVGETGTSLAVSGYMLLACLVTLAAVLALRERPAAEREAFVTGAQ from the coding sequence ATGACGCAGACCCCCGAGGCCTCGGCCCGGATGAGCCGGTCGCGCGACCGCGGGCAGCTGCGCCGCGTCGTCGGTGCGAGCCTCGTCGGTACGACGATCGAGTGGTACGACTTCTTCATCTACGCCTCGGCCGCGGGCCTGGTGTTCGGCAAGCAGTTCTTCCCCTCGCTGGACGCCACCGCCGCGCTCCTGGCGTCGTTCGCGACCCTCGGGGTGAGCTTCGTCGCGCGGCCGATCGGCGGGATCGTCGCCGGGCACCTCGGGGACCGGGTCGGCCGCAAGGCGGTGCTCGTCGCGACGCTGCTGCTGATGGGGCTGTCCACGATCGGCGTCGGCCTGCTGCCCTCCTACCACTCGATCGGCGTCGCCGCGCCGATCCTGCTCGTCGTGCTGCGGCTGCTGCAGGGCCTGTCCGCCGGTGGCGAGTGGGGCGGCGCGGCGCTGATGTCGGTCGAGCACGCCCCGGCCGGCCGGCGCGGCTACTTCGGCTCGTTCCCGCAGATCGGCGTGCCGATCGGGCTGCTGCTGGCGAACCTGGTGTTCTTCAGCGTCTCCGCAGCCACCACCGCCGACCAGTTCGCCCGGTGGGGCTGGCGGATCCCGTTCCTGCTCAGCGTCGTGCTCATCGCCGTCGGCTTCTTCGTGCGGGCCCGGGTTTCCGAGAGCCCGGTGTTCAGCGAGCTGCGCGAACGCCGGGCCCGCCGGTCCGCGCCACTGGCCGAACTGCTGCGCACCAACCGCCGCGAACTGGTCGTCGCGATCGGGCTCTTCATCGCCAACAACATGGTCGGCTACATCCTGATCGCGTTCATCAACTCCTACGGCACCCGCACGCTCAAGCTGTCCAGCTCGACGATGCTGTTCGTCGGCATGGTCGGCGCGGTCGCCTGGGGTGTGTTCACCGTCGCCGCCGGGCACTGGTCGGACACCTGGGGCCGCCGGCGCACCTACCTGATCGGCATCCTCGCGATGGGCGCGTGGACGTTCCCGTTCTTCCTGCTCTTCGACACCCGTGCGCTGCCGCTCATGCTGCTGTCGGTGGTCGTGCTGGGTTTCGGTCTCGGGCTGACCTACGGCCCGCAGGCCGCGGCGTACAGCGAGCTGTTCCCCGCCTCGATCCGGTACAGCGGTGTCTCCTTCGCCTACGCCTTCGGCGCGATCCTCGGCGGCGGGTTCGCTCCGCTGGTGTCGACCTGGCTGGTCGGCGAGACCGGCACGTCGCTCGCGGTGTCCGGTTACATGCTGCTGGCCTGCCTGGTGACGCTGGCCGCGGTGCTGGCCCTGCGGGAGCGGCCGGCCGCCGAGCGGGAGGCGTTCGTCACCGGCGCCCAGTAG
- a CDS encoding MFS transporter, protein MTSPAHLSTASTRWDARLWAVLLTVSTVVGLDALDVSMVGVALPSIQADLGLSTNALQWVVSGYVLGYGGLLLLGGRTADLLGRRRVFLVAVAVFAVASLLGGLVDDGALLIASRFVKGLAAAFTAPAALSIITTTFQEGPARNRAISIFAVFGASGYSAGLVFSGLLTEVGWRWTFLLPVPIALIALVSAIKVVPAYERDRSAGGYDLPGAITGAAGSLLLVFGVVEAPAAGWAAPRTLITFAVAVALLIAFVLIEKRSAHPLLRLGILRSGPLARANLGGALFFGAYIGFQFVVMLYLQDVLDWSALETALGFLPAALIVAFVSPRIEPLIDRLGTPVTILGGVLAHVIGYALFLRIDEHSGYAGSVLPSMILLGIGFTLAFSSLNIQATTGISDNEQGLAGGLLNTSLQVGGAIGLAIVTAVLTGSGKGSLLTGLTPALAVITGIAALGLLIAISGVVRPRRLAAEPELARV, encoded by the coding sequence ATGACTTCTCCCGCCCACCTGTCCACCGCCTCGACGCGATGGGACGCCCGGCTGTGGGCCGTGCTCCTGACCGTGTCCACCGTCGTGGGTTTGGACGCCCTCGACGTCTCGATGGTCGGCGTCGCGCTGCCCTCCATCCAGGCCGACCTCGGCCTGTCCACCAACGCACTGCAATGGGTCGTGAGCGGATACGTCCTCGGCTACGGCGGGCTGCTCCTGCTCGGCGGCCGCACGGCCGACCTGCTCGGCCGGCGCCGGGTGTTCCTCGTCGCGGTGGCCGTGTTCGCGGTCGCCTCGCTGCTCGGCGGTCTCGTCGACGACGGCGCCCTGCTCATCGCGAGCCGGTTCGTCAAGGGCCTGGCGGCGGCCTTCACCGCGCCGGCGGCGCTGTCGATCATCACCACCACGTTCCAGGAGGGCCCGGCCCGCAACCGCGCCATCAGCATCTTCGCGGTGTTCGGCGCCAGCGGGTACTCGGCAGGCCTGGTCTTCTCCGGGCTGCTGACCGAGGTCGGCTGGCGCTGGACGTTCCTGCTGCCGGTGCCGATCGCGCTGATCGCGCTGGTGTCCGCGATCAAGGTCGTCCCGGCGTACGAGCGGGACCGCTCGGCCGGCGGCTACGACCTGCCCGGCGCGATCACCGGTGCCGCTGGTTCGCTGCTGCTGGTGTTCGGGGTCGTCGAGGCGCCGGCGGCCGGCTGGGCCGCACCGCGGACCCTGATCACGTTCGCCGTCGCGGTGGCGCTGCTCATCGCGTTCGTGCTGATCGAGAAGCGCAGCGCGCACCCGCTGCTGCGGCTGGGGATCCTGCGGTCCGGACCGCTGGCGCGGGCGAATCTCGGGGGTGCGCTGTTCTTCGGCGCCTACATCGGGTTCCAGTTCGTCGTGATGCTGTACCTGCAGGACGTGCTCGACTGGTCGGCGCTGGAGACCGCGCTCGGGTTCCTGCCCGCCGCGCTGATCGTCGCGTTCGTCTCGCCGCGCATCGAGCCGCTGATCGACCGGCTCGGCACGCCCGTCACGATCCTCGGCGGCGTGCTGGCGCACGTGATCGGGTACGCGTTGTTCCTGCGGATCGACGAGCACTCCGGGTACGCGGGATCGGTCCTGCCCAGCATGATCCTGCTCGGCATCGGGTTCACCCTGGCGTTCTCGTCGCTGAACATCCAGGCGACCACCGGGATCAGCGACAACGAGCAGGGGCTGGCCGGTGGCCTGCTGAACACCTCGCTGCAGGTCGGCGGCGCGATCGGGCTCGCGATCGTCACGGCGGTCCTCACCGGCAGCGGCAAGGGCTCACTGCTGACCGGGCTGACCCCCGCGCTGGCGGTCATCACCGGTATCGCCGCCCTCGGGCTGCTGATCGCGATCTCCGGCGTGGTGCGCCCACGCCGCCTCGCCGCGGAGCCGGAGCTGGCACGCGTCTGA
- a CDS encoding MarR family winged helix-turn-helix transcriptional regulator → MGDVAEGSLVQQWHDLMALHATVSGELECRLQDEHGIGVSEFEALERLATCDHKCRSADLLAAVHLSQSATSRLVARLEKEGLVTRAMCEQDRRGIFVALTDAGRRRYAEAKQTHRAVLRSTLGEARLPQAG, encoded by the coding sequence ATGGGTGACGTCGCCGAAGGCTCCCTCGTGCAGCAGTGGCATGACCTGATGGCCCTGCACGCCACCGTCTCCGGCGAGCTGGAATGCCGCCTGCAGGACGAGCACGGCATCGGGGTCAGCGAGTTCGAGGCCCTCGAGCGGCTCGCGACCTGCGATCACAAGTGCCGCTCGGCGGACCTCCTGGCCGCCGTGCACCTGAGCCAGAGCGCCACTTCGCGCCTGGTCGCGCGCCTGGAGAAGGAGGGCCTGGTCACGCGCGCGATGTGCGAGCAGGACCGGCGCGGCATCTTCGTCGCCCTCACCGACGCCGGCCGGCGCCGCTACGCGGAGGCGAAGCAGACCCACCGCGCGGTGCTCCGCTCCACCCTCGGCGAGGCCCGTCTCCCCCAGGCGGGTTGA